A genomic region of Haliotis asinina isolate JCU_RB_2024 chromosome 1, JCU_Hal_asi_v2, whole genome shotgun sequence contains the following coding sequences:
- the LOC137272746 gene encoding mucin-22-like: MVSIFTANSSYNDVVLNIVELETVMVANRNTETPVEVNRTTETPVEVNRNTETPVEVNRNTETPVEVNRNTETPVEANRNIETSMAVNRNTETPVEVNRNTETPVEVNRNTETPVEVNRNTETPVEVNRNIETSMAVNRNIETSMAVNRNIETPMAGNRNIETSMAVNRNIETSMAVNRNIETSMAVNRNIETPMAGNRNIETPMAGNRNIETPMAGNRNIETPMAGNRIIETPMAGNRNIETPMAGNRNIETSMAVNRNTETSMPVICSKDK; encoded by the coding sequence ATGGTGTCCATATTCACAGCAAATTCGAGTTACAATGACGTAGTGTTGAACATAGTGGAGTTAGAAACAGTAATGGTGGCAAACCGTAACACAGAAACACCAGTGGAGGTAAATCGTACCACAGAAACACCAGTGGAGGTAAACCGTAACACAGAAACACCAGTGGAGGTAAACCGTAACACAGAAACACCAGTGGAGGTAAACCGTAACACAGAAACACCAGTGGAGGCAAACCGTAACATAGAAACATCAATGGCGGTAAACCGTAACACAGAAACACCAGTGGAGGTAAACCGTAACACAGAAACACCAGTGGAGGTAAACCGTAACACAGAAACACCAGTGGAGGTAAACCGTAACACAGAAACACCAGTGGAGGTAAACCGTAACATAGAAACATCAATGGCGGTAAACCGTAACATAGAAACATCAATGGCGGTAAACCGTAACATAGAGACACCAATGGCGGGAAACCGTAACATAGAAACATCAATGGCGGTAAACCGTAACATAGAAACATCAATGGCGGTAAACCGTAACATAGAAACATCAATGGCGGTAAACCGTAACATAGAAACACCAATGGCGGGAAACCGTAACATAGAAACACCAATGGCGGGAAACCGTAACATAGAGACACCAATGGCGGGAAACCGTAACATAGAAACACCAATGGCGGGAAACCGTATCATAGAAACACCAATGGCGGGAAACCGTAACATAGAAACACCAATGGCGGGAAACCGTAACATAGAAACATCAATGGCGGTAAACCGTAACACAGAAACATCAATGCCGGTTATCTGTAGCAAGGATAAGTGA